Proteins encoded in a region of the Vicia villosa cultivar HV-30 ecotype Madison, WI linkage group LG5, Vvil1.0, whole genome shotgun sequence genome:
- the LOC131601660 gene encoding uncharacterized protein LOC131601660 — MLDQGLIEILRDRDEDDVNVIEPYFEIPESVEIGYYGKAAVETLVICLPGAVPYNSDRVMPYRYNAPMLEGGKEVEIKHLSSVENIENVSRMTRSGRVFTQPHVVVDIQKNPTQVPVTTSDATKVNDGSSSGKEMDAILKRIKMSDYKIVDQLHRTPYKISIMELLTSSPAHRDSLMNVLDQAFMDHDVTLDQFKGVMSNITECNNLSFSDEDLPQEGRNHNLALHISVSCKEDLLSNVLIDTGSSLNVMPKSTLAKLSYGDTPMRYSNVIVKAFDGSKKSVVGEVDFPICVGLSIFKITFQVMDIFPAYSCLLGRPWIHEVRAITSTLHQKLKFVEDGKMVVMNGEQALLISHLSSYRTVEANEAIIGTVFQALSDNDEFNKDEASIASFKDAAGGSERTLRSMGTSSEFSRE; from the coding sequence ATGTTGGATCaagggctcattgagattcttagagacagagatgaagatgatgtcaatgtgattgagccGTATTTTGAAATACCAGAAAGTGTAGAAATTGGTTATTATGGAAAAGCTGCTGTAGAGAcacttgtgatatgtttgcctggagcTGTACCCTATAATTCTGACAGAGTTATGCCATATAGGTACAATGCTCCTATGCTGGAAGGTGGAAAAGAAGTAGAGATTAAGCATTtatcttctgttgagaatatagaaAATGTCAGTAGAATGACTAGAAGTGGGCGAGTCTTCACTCAACCCCACGTAGTTGTGGATATTCAGAAGAATCCCACTCAAGTGCCTGTGACTACTAgtgatgcgacaaaagtgaatgatGGGTCGTCTTCAGGAAAAGAGATGGATGCGATTTTGAAGcgtatcaagatgagtgattacaagattgtggatcagttgcatcgtactccctataagatctctataatggaattgttgacaagttctcctgctcatagagaTTCTTTGATGAATGTGCTTGATCAAGCTTTCATGGATCATGATGTGACATTGGATCAGTTTAAAGGGGTTATGAGTAACATTACTgagtgtaacaatttgagcttcagtgatgaagatttgcctcaggaaggaagaaatcataatttggctttacaCATCTCTGTTAGTTGTAAAGAGGATTTGTTGTcaaatgtgttgattgatactggttcatcgttgaatgttatgccaaaatcTACTCTTGCTAAACTTTCTTATGGAGACACACCAATGAGATATAGCAATGTGATTGTGAAGGCCTTTGATGGATCAAAGAAGTCAGTAGTGGGGGAAGTTGATTTTCCCATTTGTGTTGGCCTGTCTATCTTCAAGATTacctttcaagtgatggacatatTTCCTGCGTATAGCTGTttgttgggacgcccatggatccacgaagtTAGGGCAATTACTTCTACTCTTCACCAGAAATTGAAATTTGTGGaggatggaaagatggttgttatgaatggagaacaagctttgttgATTAGTCATCTATCTTCATACCGTACTGTTGAAGCTAATGAAGCTATCATTGGAACTGTGTTCCAAGCCCTGTCTGATAATGATGAGTTCAATAAAGATGAAGCCTCCATTGCGTCCTTCAAAGATGCAGCAGGTGGTTCAGAAAGGACACtcaggagtatggggacaagtAGTGAGTTTTCAAGAGAATAA